From a region of the Salvelinus namaycush isolate Seneca chromosome 40, SaNama_1.0, whole genome shotgun sequence genome:
- the LOC120033248 gene encoding serine/threonine-protein phosphatase 2A regulatory subunit B'' subunit alpha-like, whose amino-acid sequence MAAAYRVVVSSVSCYSSVVVDRRAQSHAVHYCSGSCGALSQGLDCTVAHRSTCSELLTAPSDTHTHTHPDPSHTFTHNLTRNANSPHQIPNGSKLSMTSCNGRSGVPNDPNSVYGVVGEDSPPWRGKKANTTTTTTSPDRPLQSSASLKDITGEAINLASGKLKEFSFEKLRLSTSHVTLRKGRKVRPDSYSRRSTDLDIVYGHFTGNVGGTGNGTITGNGNANDENLPPFSDTTKVLKGQSPASINAGGGSLSTTILSSVSRAGSTSSLSSACSGSLEAGLNTVASLYLSSLADESLIARLLEKTRAGEEGGVGGAGGEDIRACLDILVKCSEDLKKCTDIIKQCISRKSPGGGEDGGASPESIYRASWRGLG is encoded by the exons ATGGCAGCAGCCTATCGCGTGGTAGTGAGCAGTGTTAGTTGCTACAGCAGCGTGGTGGTGGACCGTCGGGCTCAGAGTCACGCGGTGCACTACTGCTCCGGGTCATGTGGGGCGCTGTCCCAGGGACTGGACTGTACTGTTGCCCATCGCAGCACCTGCTCCGAGCTGCTGACCgccccctcagacacacacactcacacacaccctgacccctcacacacattcacacacaaccTGACCCGAAACGCTAACTCTCCTCACCAAATCCCCAACGGCTCTAAACTTAGTATGACCAGCTGTAATGGGCGCAGTGGTGTCCCTAATGATCCTAACAGTGTGTATGGTGTGGTGGGTGAGGACAGTCCTCCATGGCGAGGTAAGAAGGccaacactaccaccactactaccagtCCTGACCGGCCTCTCCAGAGCTCTGCCAGTCTGAAGGACATCACAGGAGAAGCCATCAACCTGGCCAGTGGCAAACTCAAAGAGTTCTCCTTCGAGAAGCTCCGCCTTTCCACCAGTCACGTGACCTTAAGGAAAGGTCGCAAGGTCAGGCCGGACTCCTACAGCCGTCGGTCCACGGACCTCGACATCGTCTATGGACACTTCACCGGGAACGTCGGAGGAACCGGGAATGGGACTATTACCGGAAATGGAAACGCCAATGATGAGAACCTGCCGCCTTTCAGCGACACCACCAAGGTGCTCAAAGGCCAATCGCCTGCTAGCATCAACGCCGGGGGCGGGTCTCTATCCACAACCATTCTATCCAGTGTCTCCAGGGCCGGGTCCACCAGTAGCCTATCCAGCGCCTGCTCCGGTTCCTTGGAGGCGGGGCTAAACACAGTGGCGTCTCTCTACCTCAGCTCATTAGCCGACGAGTCCCTCATCGCCCGGTTACTGGAGAAGACCCGtgcaggggaggagggaggagtgggaGGAGCAGGGGGGGAAGACATACGGGCCTGTCTGGACATTCTGGTCAAGTGTTCAGAGGACTTGAAGAAATGTACTGACATCATCAAGCAGTGTATCAGTCGGAAGAGTCCCGGGGGAGGGGAAGATGGGGGAGCCAGTCCAGAGAGCATCTACAGAGCT AGCTGGAGggggctgggttag